In one window of Juglans regia cultivar Chandler chromosome 3, Walnut 2.0, whole genome shotgun sequence DNA:
- the LOC109021322 gene encoding ABC transporter B family member 1, with product MSQDSQEIKTIEQWRWSEMQGLELVSPAPPDPFKTNPTTPTTTPTPTPTTPTTPDTEPRVSEQAAAPRATKPMESSEQKKDSSGGGSSGEKAEAVPAVGFGQLFRFADGLDYILMAIGSVGAIVHGCSLPLFLRFFADLVNSFGSNANNMDKMMQEVLKYAFYFLVVGAAIWASSWAEISCWMWTGERQSTKMRIKYLEAALNQDIQFFDTEVRTSDVVFAINSDAVMVQDAISEKLGNFIHYMATFVSGFVVGFTAVWQLGLVTLAVVPLIAVIGGIHTTTLAKLSGKSQEALSQAGNIVEQTIVQIRVVFAFVGESRALQGYSSALKVAQRLGYKSGFAKGLGLGATYFVVFCCYALLLWYGGYLVRHNYTNGGLAIATMFAVMIGGLALGQSAPSMGAFVKAKVAAAKIFRIIDHKPDIDRNSESGLELESITGLVELKNVDFSYPSRPEVRILNNFSLNVPAGKTIALVGSSGSGKSTVVSLIERFYDPTSGQVLLDGHDIKTLKLRWLRQQIGLVSQEPALFATTIKENILLGRPDADQVEIEESARVANAHSFIIKLPEGFETQVGERGLQLSGGQKQRIAIARAMLKNPAILLLDEATSALDSESEKLVQEALDRFMIGRTTLVIAHRLSTIRKADLVAVLQQGAVSEIGTHDELISKGENGVYAKLIRMQEMAHETALNNARKSSARPSSARNSVSSPIIARNSSYGRSPYSRRLSDFSTSDFSLSIDASHPNYRLEKLAFKEQASSFWRLAKMNSPEWVYALVGSIGSVICGSLSAFFAYVLSAVLSVYYNPNDAYMSRQIEKYCYLLIGLSSAALLFNTLQHFFWDIVGENLTKRVREKMLAAVLKNEMAWFDQEENESARIAARLALDANNVRSAIGDRISVIVQNTALMLVACTAGFVLQWRLALVLIAVFPVVVAATVLQKMFMTGFSGDLEAAHAKATQLAGEAIANVRTVAAFNSEAKIVNLFSSNLNAPLRRCFWKGQISGSGFGIAQFALYASYALGLWYASWLVKHGISDFSKTIRVFMVLMVSANGAAETLTLAPDFIKGGRAMRSVFDLLDRRTEIEPDDPDSTPVPDRLRGEVEFKHVDFSYPSRPDVPIFRDLSLRARAGKTLALVGPSGCGKSSVIALIQRLYDPTSGRIMIDGKDIRKYNLKSLRRHIAMVPQEPCLFATTIYENIAYGHESATEAEIIEAATLANAHKFISALPDGYKTFVGERGVQLSGGQKQRIAIARAFVRKAELMLLDEATSALDAESERSVQEALERACSGKTTIVVAHRLSTIRNAHVIAVIDDGKVAEQGSHSHLLKNYPDGCYARMIQLQRFTHSQVIGMASGSTSSARPREDEEREG from the exons ATGTCACAAGATTCTCAGGAGATAAAGACGATTGAGCAGTGGAGATGGTCCGAAATGCAAGGCCTTGAGCTCGTGTCCCCTGCTCCTCCTGATCCTTTTAAAACCAACCCAACGACGCCAACGACAACGccaacaccaacaccaaccACACCAACCACACCAGACACAGAACCACGAGTCTCAGAACAAGCAGCAGCTCCTCGAGCGACTAAACCAATGGAGAGCTCTGAGCAAAAGAAGGATTCTAGTGGCGGCGGCAGTAGTGGAGAGAAGGCTGAGGCAGTTCCCGCCGTTGGGTTTGGACAACTCTTTAGATTCGCGGATGGGTTGGATTACATTCTGATGGCAATTGGGTCTGTTGGAGCAATTGTACATGGCTGCTCTCTGCCACTGTTTCTCAGGTTCTTTGCCGACCTCGTCAATTCTTTCGGGTCCAATGCCAATAATATGGACAAGATGATGCAGGAAGTTCTTAAG TATGCGTTTTACTTTCTGGTAGTGGGTGCTGCAATATGGGCATCTTCTTGGGCAG AGATATCGTGTTGGATGTGGACCGGAGAGCGGCAATCAACGAAGATGAGGATCAAATACTTGGAGGCGGCTTTGAACCAGGACATTCAGTTCTTTGACACGGAGGTGCGGACCTCCGACGTTGTTTTCGCCATTAACTCCGATGCAGTAATGGTCCAAGACGCCATTAGCGAGAAG TTGGGCAATTTCATCCACTATATGGCGACATTTGTGTCCGGATTTGTTGTGGGTTTCACTGCCGTATGGCAACTGGGTCTTGTCACACTGGCCGTGGTTCCTCTCATAGCTGTAATTGGTGGTATCCACACCACCACATTAGCGAAGCTCTCTGGAAAGAGCCAGGAAGCTCTCTCACAAGCAGGAAACATTGTAGAACAG ACGATAGTTCAAATCCGGGTTGTTTTCGCATTTGTGGGGGAATCCAGAGCATTACAAGGCTACTCGTCGGCACTTAAGGTGGCGCAGAGGCTCGGTTACAAGAGTGGATTTGCAAAGGGATTGGGACTGGGTGccacttattttgttgttttttgctGTTATGCGCTTCTGCTGTGGTATGGCGGTTATCTGGTTAGGCACAACTACACCAATGGAGGACTTGCCATTGCTACCATGTTTGCAGTTATGATTGGTGGACT GGCTTTGGGGCAGTCTGCGCCAAGCATGGGTGCATTTGTGAAGGCCAAAGTTGCAGCTGCAAAAATCTTTCGTATAATCGATCACAAACCAGATATAGACCGAAACAGCGAATCGGGTTTGGAATTAGAGTCAATTACTGGACTTGTGGAGCTGAAAAATGTAGATTTCTCCTACCCATCCAGGCCTGAGGTTCGGATCCTTAATAATTTCTCCCTAAACGTCCCCGCGGGCAAGACCATAGCTTTGGTTGGCAGCAGTGGCTCTGGTAAGAGCACCGTGGTGTCCCTCATTGAGAGGTTCTACGATCCCACCTCAG GACAAGTTCTGCTGGACGGCCATGACATAAAGACTCTAAAACTGAGATGGTTGAGGCAGCAAATAGGGCTTGTGAGCCAAGAGCCTGCTCTGTTTGCTACTACCATTAAAGAAAACATACTATTGGGTCGGCCCGATGCGGACCAAGTTGAGATAGAAGAGTCTGCGAGAGTTGCCAATGCCCATTCATTCATAATCAAGCTTCCTGAAGGCTTCGAGACTCAG GTAGGGGAGAGAGGATTGCAGCTCTCAGGAGGACAGAAGCAGAGAATAGCTATAGCTAGGGCAATGCTGAAAAACCCGGCTATCCTGCTCTTAGATGAGGCAACAAGTGCATTGGACTCTGAGTCTGAAAAGCTTGTGCAAGAGGCCCTCGATCGGTTCATGATTGGGAGAACAACCCTTGTCATTGCTCATCGCCTTTCTACCATTCGTAAGGCTGACCTCGTAGCTGTACTCCAGCAGGGCGCTGTCTCTGAAATTGGAACTCACGATGAGCTTATTTCTAAAGGGGAAAATGGTGTCTATGCTAAGCTCATTCGAATGCAGGAGATGGCCCATGAAACCGCTCTCAACAATGCAAGAAAAAGTAGTGCAAG GCCTTCAAGTGCCAGGAACTCAGTAAGCTCACCGATAATTGCACGGAACTCTTCCTATGGCCGGTCACCATACTCACGTCGACTATCTGACTTCTCTACATCTGACTTCAGTCTCTCCATCGATGCCTCACACCCCAACTATCGTTTAGAAAAGCTTGCCTTCAAGGAGCAAGCCAGTTCCTTCTGGCGCCTTGCAAAAATGAATTCACCAGAATGGGTGTATGCTTTAGTTGGATCCATAGGCTCTGTTATTTGTGGCTCACTTAGTGCCTTCTTTGCATATGTTCTAAGTGCCGTCCTCAGTGTCTACTACAATCCAAATGATGCTTACATGAGTAGACAGATTGAGAAGTACTGCTATTTGTTAATTGGGCTTTCATCAGCTGCACTACTCTTCAACACACTTCAGCATTTCTTCTGGGATATAGTGGGAGAAAATCTCACAAAACGCGTAAGGGAGAAAATGTTGGCTGCTgtcttaaaaaatgaaatggcATGGTTTGATCAGGAGGAAAACGAGAGTGCTAGGATTGCAGCAAGGCTGGCTCTTGATGCAAACAATGTGAGATCAGCAATTGGAGACCGTATTTCAGTGATTGTGCAGAACACGGCACTCATGCTAGTTGCCTGCACGGCAGGATTTGTTTTGCAGTGGCGCCTTGCCCTTGTCCTCATAGCTGTCTTCCCTGTTGTTGTTGCAGCTACTGTATTGCAG AAAATGTTCATGACTGGTTTCTCTGGGGACCTGGAAGCTGCCCATGCCAAGGCCACCCAGCTAGCAGGTGAGGCCATAGCCAATGTAAGGACCGTTGCTGCCTTCAATTCAGAGGCAAAAATTGTTAACCTTTTCTCCTCCAACCTCAATGCTCCACTCCGACGATGCTTTTGGAAGGGACAGATTTCTGGAAGTGGATTTGGAATAGCTCAGTTTGCACTGTATGCTTCCTACGCCCTTGGTCTCTGGTATGCTTCCTGGCTTGTCAAGCATGGGATATCCGATTTCTCGAAGACAATCCGAGTTTTCATGGTCCTCATGGTCTCTGCCAATGGTGCAGCTGAAACACTAACCTTGGCTCCTGACTTCATTAAGGGTGGTCGAGCCATGCGATCAGTCTTTGATCTCCTCGACCGCAGAACTGAAATTGAGCCTGATGATCCTGATTCTACCCCAGTTCCAGACCGTCTTCGTGGAGAAGTTGAATTCAAGCATGTAGACTTTTCGTACCCCAGTCGCCCTGATGTGCCAATTTTCCGTGACCTCAGTCTCCGGGCCAGAGCAGGCAAAACTCTTGCACTAGTGGGTCCTAGTGGATGTGGTAAGAGCTCAGTAATTGCCCTTATACAGCGATTATATGATCCAACATCTGGACGGATTATGATTGATGGAAAGGACATTAGAAAATACAATCTTAAGTCCTTGAGACGACACATTGCAATGGTCCCTCAGGAGCCATGCCTCTTTGCTACTACCATTTACGAAAATATTGCTTATGGCCATGAGTCCGCTACTGAGGCTGAGATTATTGAAGCTGCAACTCTGGCCAATGCGCACAAGTTCATATCAGCATTGCCGGATGGATATAAAACATTTGTTGGGGAAAGAGGGGTTCAACTTTCTGGGGGACAAAAGCAGAGAATTGCAATCGCCAGGGCATTTGTGAGGAAGGCAGAACTTATGCTGCTTGATGAAGCAACAAGTGCACTCGATGCTGAATCTGAGAGATCTGTCCAGGAGGCTCTTGAGCGGGCTTGCTCAGGAAAAACAACAATTGTTGTTGCGCACCGGCTGTCGACTATCAGAAATGCACATGTCATTGCTGTGATTGATGATGGGAAAGTAGCAGAGCAAGGATCTCATTCCCATCTATTGAAAAATTACCCAGATGGGTGCTACGCACGAATGATCCAGTTACAAAGATTCACACATAGCCAAGTCATTGGAATGGCATCAGGTTCAACTTCTTCAGCAAGACCCAGAGAAGATGAGGAGAGGGAAGGCTAA